In one Alnus glutinosa chromosome 14, dhAlnGlut1.1, whole genome shotgun sequence genomic region, the following are encoded:
- the LOC133856609 gene encoding protein SOSEKI 2-like → MDVRPRRARATSPDRFKVYMQPRVKPIEKVQVVYYLSRNGHLEHPHYMEVTHLANQPLRLRDVMDRLTVLRGKGIPSLYSWSCKRSYKSGYVWNDLAENDIIYPAEGAEYVLKGSELVEGCSERFQEIQQILEPNYHSKRKPVAPSPRREPEDQEYEEYEEGEEFEDGEKTSCTSSTTPQSRCSRGVSTDELEDNETQQPEVQKNPTELALNDSSPPSTSSRDSDKANQINNSKRVEDGDHLVLANQRIEPNNSKRFEDGDHPVANQRIERNNNSKRFEDGDPGASQRIERNNNSKRFEDGDHPVANQRIECNNNSKRFEDGDPGASQRIERNNNSKRFEDGDPVAKESGPSRNSVLLQLIACGGATVAKSKSAQSLKQPAVRKSDSLHKGVLCKSAVMVAEEDMIRYMSENPRFGNLQSEEKEYFSGSIVEAVREGRVVAEPVLKRSNSFNEERSKKVGLGEAMEEEKREKAAVKGKCIPRKRCLASSKQTKK, encoded by the exons atgGACGTTCGACCCAGAAGAGCCAGAGCAACCAGTCCAGACAGGTTCAAAGTTTACATGCAGCCAAGGGTCAAACCCATCGAAAAAGTCCAAGTTGTTTACTACCTCTCAAGAAATGGCCATCTTGAGCATCCCCATTACATGGAAGTCACCCATTTGGCCAATCAACCTCTCCGCTTAAGAG ATGTAATGGACCGGCTTACGGTGCTTAGAGGCAAAGGAATCCCCTCCCTTTATTCCTGGTCTTGCAAAAG gAGCTATAAGAGCGGGTATGTGTGGAACGATTTGGCTGAGAATGACATAATCTACCCAGCTGAAGGAGCAGAGTATGTGCTTAAAGGCTCTGAACTTGTCGAAGGCTGCTCTG AGAGATTTCAAGAAATTCAACAAATTCTAGAACCAAATTATCACTCGAAGCGTAAACCAGTAGCTCCAAGTCCACGCCGAGAACCCGAAGACCAAGAATACGAAGAATACGAAGAAGGGGAAGAATTCGAAGATGGAGAAAAAACAAGCTGCACCAGCTCCACCACTCCTCAGTCTCGCTGCTCCAGAGGCGTATCCACTGACGAACTCGAAGacaacgagacccaacaacccGAAGTCCAGAAAAACCCGACCGAGTTGGCTCTGAACGACTCATCCCCACCATCCACATCCTCCAGAGACTCTGACAAAGCCAACCAAATTAACAACTCCAAACGAGTCGAAGATGGTGACCACCTAGTACTTGCCAACCAACGCATTGAACCCAACAACTCCAAACGATTCGAAGATGGTGACCACCCAGTTGCCAACCAACGAATTGAACGCAACAACAACTCCAAACGATTCGAAGACGGTGACCCAGGTGCCAGCCAACGCATTGAACGCAACAACAACTCCAAACGATTCGAAGATGGTGACCACCCAGTTGCCAACCAACGCATTGAATGCAACAACAACTCCAAACGATTCGAAGACGGTGACCCAGGTGCCAGCCAACGCATTGAACGCAACAACAACTCCAAACGATTCGAAGACGGTGACCCAGTTGCTAAAGAGTCAGGACCGAGTCGGAACTCGGTCCTGCTCCAACTCATTGCATGTGGTGGTGCCACGGTTGCGAAATCAAAGAGCGCGCAGAGTCTGAAGCAACCAGCTGTGAGGAAGAGTGACAGCCTTCACAAAGGGGTTCTGTGCAAGAGCGCCGTGATGGTGGCGGAGGAAGATATGATCAGATACATGTCTGAGAATCCAAGGTTCGGGAATTTGCAGTCGGAGGAGAAGGAATACTTCAGTGGGAGCATCGTTGAGGCCGTGAGAGAGGGCCGAGTTGTGGCTGAACCGGTTCTGAAGAGATCGAATTCGTTCAACGAAGAAAG GAGCAAAAAGGTGGGGTTGGGAGAAGCAATggaggaagagaaaagagagaaagcaGCAGTGAAAGGGAAATGCATTCCTCGAAAGAGATGTTTGGCTTCATCGAAACAAACCAAGAAATGA
- the LOC133857853 gene encoding protein DOWNSTREAM OF FLC-like, with the protein MASTCSTTSLFLLLALCVLPALVSTRQLGNPFRVRGRVYCDTCRCGFETSASTYISGARVRIECKDRKSLQVVYSVEGETNSDGTYEILVEDDHEDQMCQSLLVSSPIADCKSADPGRDRATVVLTRYNGCLNDQRFANAMGFLKDQPLSGCPKLLKQYLETDE; encoded by the exons ATGGCGAGTACTTGTAGTACTACTAGTCTGTTTCTGTTGTTGGCACTGTGTGTCCTCCCGGCGCTTGTTTCCACGCGCCAACTGGGGAACCCCTTCCGCGTCAGAGGACGCGTCTACTGTGACACTTGCCGCTGTGGGTTCGAGACCTCCGCCTCCACTTACATTTCCG GTGCAAGGGTTAGAATCGAGTGCAAAGATAGGAAGAGTCTACAGGTGGTGTACAGCGTTGAAGGAGAGACAAACTCAGATGGAACATACGAGATATTGGTGGAAGATGACCACGAGGACCAAATGTGCCAGTCCCTTCTCGTCAGCAGCCCCATTGCCGACTGCAAATCAGCCGACCCAGGACGTGACCGTGCCACTGTCGTCCTCACCCGCTACAACGGCTGCCTCAACGACCAGCGTTTTGCAAATGCTATGGGCTTCCTCAAAGATCAGCCCTTGTCTGGGTGCCCCAAGCTGCTGAAGCAGTACTTGGAAACTGATGAATAA